One Cucumis sativus cultivar 9930 chromosome 1, Cucumber_9930_V3, whole genome shotgun sequence DNA segment encodes these proteins:
- the LOC116402852 gene encoding palmitoyl-monogalactosyldiacylglycerol delta-7 desaturase, chloroplastic-like isoform X2 — protein MDTMVKADQIPFGERKWTNRDKYMAALFVIMHFICILAPFHFNWNAFWVATLLYFFSFFGINISYHRNLSHRSFRLSKWLEYFFAYCGALAFQGDPIDWVSTHRCHHQFADTKNDPHSPIQGFWFSYFTWLLDSNALTKRVCPQYFIDHKDTDKTIFTLVLKYGRPNNVGDLEKQSFYRFLRKTYFLHQLALAILLYAVGGTPFLFVRTIAFLHVTFMLNSICHTFGNQPWNTGDLSKNTWWMCLLTLGESWHNNHHAFEYSARQGLEWWQIDICWYIIWFLQVIGLATEVKVPSQSHKQRLQALDQTKRKEL, from the exons ATGGATACAATGGTGAAGGCTGATCAAATCCCATTTGGGGAGAGAAAATGGACAAACAGAGACAAATATATGGCAGctctttttgttattatgcACTTCATTTGTATTCTTGCACCCTTCCATTTCAATTGGAATGCATTTTGGGTCGCTACTCTGTTATACTTCTTCAGTTTTTTTGGAATCAATATTTCGTATCATAGAAATCTTTCACATAGAAGTTTCAGACTCTCCAAATGGCTCGAAtacttttttgcatattgtggAGCTCTCGCTTTTCAG ggtGATCCAATCGATTGGGTGAGTACACATCGATGTCATCATCAATTTGCTGATACAAAAAATGATCCACATAGTCCTATTCAAGGATTTTGGTTTAGTTATTTCACTTGGCTTTTGGATTCCAATGCTTTGACTAAAAGAGTTTGTCCACAGTATTTTATTGATCATAAAGATACAGATAAAACCATCTTCACATTGGTTTTAAAGTATGGAAGACCAAATAATGTTGGCGACTTGGAGAAACAGTCCTTCTATAGGTTTCTTCGcaaaacttattttcttcatcaacTTGCTCTTGCAATCCTTCTTTATGCGGTTGGAGGAACACCTTTTCTT TTTGTGAGGACCATAGCATTCCTACATGTGACCTTTATGTTGAATTCAATATGTCATACATTTGGAAATCAACCATGGAACACTGGAGATTTGTCTAAAAATACTTG gtGGATGTGTTTGCTTACACTTGGAGAAAGTTGGCATAATAACCATCATGCATTCGAGTATTCAGCCAGACAAGGACTTGAATGGTGGCAGATCGACATTTGTTGGTACATTATTTGGTTTCTTCAAGTCATTGGATTAGCAACTGAGGTTAAAGTACCCTCTCAATCTCACAAGCAAAGACTACAAGCTTTGGAccaaaccaaaagaaaagaactttGA
- the LOC116402852 gene encoding palmitoyl-monogalactosyldiacylglycerol delta-7 desaturase, chloroplastic-like isoform X1 has translation MDTMVKADQIPFGERKWTNRDKYMAALFVIMHFICILAPFHFNWNAFWVATLLYFFSFFGINISYHRNLSHRSFRLSKWLEYFFAYCGALAFQGDPIDWVSTHRCHHQFADTKNDPHSPIQGFWFSYFTWLLDSNALTKRVCPQYFIDHKDTDKTIFTLVLKYGRPNNVGDLEKQSFYRFLRKTYFLHQLALAILLYAVGGTPFLVWGMFVRTIAFLHVTFMLNSICHTFGNQPWNTGDLSKNTWWMCLLTLGESWHNNHHAFEYSARQGLEWWQIDICWYIIWFLQVIGLATEVKVPSQSHKQRLQALDQTKRKEL, from the exons ATGGATACAATGGTGAAGGCTGATCAAATCCCATTTGGGGAGAGAAAATGGACAAACAGAGACAAATATATGGCAGctctttttgttattatgcACTTCATTTGTATTCTTGCACCCTTCCATTTCAATTGGAATGCATTTTGGGTCGCTACTCTGTTATACTTCTTCAGTTTTTTTGGAATCAATATTTCGTATCATAGAAATCTTTCACATAGAAGTTTCAGACTCTCCAAATGGCTCGAAtacttttttgcatattgtggAGCTCTCGCTTTTCAG ggtGATCCAATCGATTGGGTGAGTACACATCGATGTCATCATCAATTTGCTGATACAAAAAATGATCCACATAGTCCTATTCAAGGATTTTGGTTTAGTTATTTCACTTGGCTTTTGGATTCCAATGCTTTGACTAAAAGAGTTTGTCCACAGTATTTTATTGATCATAAAGATACAGATAAAACCATCTTCACATTGGTTTTAAAGTATGGAAGACCAAATAATGTTGGCGACTTGGAGAAACAGTCCTTCTATAGGTTTCTTCGcaaaacttattttcttcatcaacTTGCTCTTGCAATCCTTCTTTATGCGGTTGGAGGAACACCTTTTCTTGTATGGGGaatg TTTGTGAGGACCATAGCATTCCTACATGTGACCTTTATGTTGAATTCAATATGTCATACATTTGGAAATCAACCATGGAACACTGGAGATTTGTCTAAAAATACTTG gtGGATGTGTTTGCTTACACTTGGAGAAAGTTGGCATAATAACCATCATGCATTCGAGTATTCAGCCAGACAAGGACTTGAATGGTGGCAGATCGACATTTGTTGGTACATTATTTGGTTTCTTCAAGTCATTGGATTAGCAACTGAGGTTAAAGTACCCTCTCAATCTCACAAGCAAAGACTACAAGCTTTGGAccaaaccaaaagaaaagaactttGA
- the LOC116404129 gene encoding uncharacterized protein LOC116404129 — translation MSTEIVDVKEMVAMFLHVLAHDVKNRIIQRDFVRLGETVSRHFNLVLLVVLRLHDELLKKPQPNYLGAFDDTYIKVNVPQTDRPRYRTRKGEVATNVLGVCDTKGDFIFVLAGWKGSAADSRILQDAIAQPNGLHVPQDNQMFYASNIYFLQRQAN, via the exons ATGTCGACCGAAATCGTCGATGTCAAGGAGATGGTCGCCATGTTTCTGCATGTATTGGCACATGATGTCAAGAATAGAATCATCCAGCGGGATTTCGTGCGATTAGGAGAGACTGTTTCCCGTCACTTTAACCTCGTACTGTTGGTGGTGTTGCGATTGCACGATGAGTTGTTGAAGAAACCCCAGCCA AACTACCTTGGGGCATTTGATGACACGTACATCAAGGTGAACGTGCCGCAAACCGATAGGCCTAGGTATAGAACACGTAAGGGAGAAGTTGCCACAAACGTCCTCGGTGTGTGTGATACGAAAGGCGACTTCATCTTCGTATTGGCTGGTTGGAAAGGATCTGCAGCAGATTCACGCATTCTTCAAGATGCTATTGCACAACCAAATGGGCTGCATGTTCCTCAGGATAATCAAATGTTTTATGCCTCGAACATATACTTCCTACAACGTCAAGCAAATTAG